From the genome of Chroicocephalus ridibundus chromosome 1, bChrRid1.1, whole genome shotgun sequence, one region includes:
- the NIPA2 gene encoding magnesium transporter NIPA2 has translation MSQTRGKYDFCIGLVLAMSSSIFIGGSFILKKKGLLRLARKGSMRAGQGGHAYLKEWLWWAGLLSMGAGEVANFAAYAFAPATLVTPLGALSVLVSAILSSFFLNEKLNLHGKIGCLLSILGSTVMVIHAPQEEEVETLNEMSHKLGDPGFVVFATLVVIVSLILIFVVGPRHGQTNILVYITICSVIGALSVSCVKGLGIAIKELFAGKPVLKHPLSWILLLSLIVCVSTQINYLNRALDIFNTSIVTPIYYVIFTTSVLTCSAILFKEWQHMAADDIIGTFSGFLTIIVGIFLLHAFKDVNFTLANLPLSLRKDERAANGTLLSTYDCFNHDEESSACLGEIQSTESLSARRNGSLSAF, from the exons ATGAGCCAAACTCGTGGGAAATATGACTTCTGTATTGGTCTCGTGTTGGCTATGAGTTCCAGCATTTTCATTGGAGGAAGTTTCATCCTGAAAAAGAAAGGCCTTCTCCGGTTAGCTAGGAAAGGCTCCATGAGAGCAG GTCAAGGGGGTCATGCATACCTTAAGGAGTGGCTGTGGTGGGCTGGACTTCTTTCAA TGGGAGCTGGCGAAGTAGCTAACTTTGCTGCCTATGCTTTTGCACCAGCTACGTTAGTGACTCCTTTAGGAGCTCTCAGTGTTCTTGTAAG tgCCATTCTGTCAtccttctttttaaatgaaaaacttaaTCTACATGGAAAAATAGGGTGTTTGCTAAGTATACTGGGATCAACTGTGATGGTAATTCACGCTCCACAAGAGGAGGAAGTAGAAACTTTGAATGAAATGTCCCACAAACTAGGTGATCCAG GTTTTGTGGTCTTCGCAACTCTTGTTGTCATTGTGTCTTTAATTCTAATATTTGTGGTGGGACCTCGCCATGGACAGACCAACATTCTCGTGTACATAACAATTTGCTCTGTAATTGGAGCATTATCGGTCTCCTGTGTAAAAGGTTTGGGCATCGCTATAAAGGAACTTTTTGCAGGAAAACCAGTGCTGAAACATCCCTTGTCTTGGATTCTGCTGCTAAGCCTTATTGTCTGTGTGAGCACGCAGATCAACTATTTAAACAGGGCTCTGGATATATTCAACACTTCGATAGTGACTCCAATATACTATGTAATCTTTACGACATCCGTTTTAACTTGTTCTGCCATCCTTTTCAAGGAATGGCAACATATGGCAGCCGATGACATTATTGGCACCTTCAGTGGCTTCCTGACGATTATTGTGGGGATCTTTTTATTGCATGCCTTCAAAGATGTTAATTTCACCCTAGCAAATCTGCCCCTCTCTTTGCGGAAAGATGAGAGAGCAGCGAATGGCACTTTGCTGAGCACATACGACTGCTTTAATCATGACGAAGAGAGTTCTGCCTGTCTGGGTGAAATACAATCCACTGAGAGCCTCTCAGCCAGGAGAAACGGAAGTCTGTCAGCCTTCTGA